The following coding sequences lie in one Cannabis sativa cultivar Pink pepper isolate KNU-18-1 chromosome 5, ASM2916894v1, whole genome shotgun sequence genomic window:
- the LOC133038187 gene encoding uncharacterized mitochondrial protein AtMg00810-like, translated as MSIPQGYRPKGELPPNVVCKLQKSLYGLKQASRQWFAKFSSALHDEGFHHSATDHSLFIKHFNGNFIFLLVYVDDVILASNNLVELEALKARLHTRFQLKDLGNLRYFLGLEVARSEKGIFVSQRPYALQLLEDLGYLGSKPVSTPMEANLKLGLDEKEKLADPTLYRRIVGKLQYLTITRPDISYSVNKLSQFLCTPRVTHLHAAQRVLQYVKGTPGQGIFFATNSEVKLHAYTDSDWAACPDTRRSTTGFCIFVGTSIISWKSKKQHTVSRSSAEAEYRALANTTCEVVWLLSILKELQIEHVGPALLYCDNKSAQHIAANPVFHERTKHIEIDCHLVREKVQQGVIKTVHVSTRDQVADILTKPLFPNQFNNFKDKMGLKNIFAPS; from the coding sequence ATGTCTATACCTCAAGGGTATAGACCTAAGGGGGAGTTGCCACCAAATGTTGTCTGTAAACTGCAAAAATCATTGTATGGACTGAAGCAAGCTTCAAGACAATGGTTTGCCAAGTTTTCTAGTGCTTTGCATGATGAAGGATTTCACCATTCAGCTACTGATCACTCCTTGTTCATCAAACATTTCAATGGAAATTTCATATTTCTATTGGTTTATGTTGATGATGTAATTCTTGCTAGCAACAATCTCGTGGAACTTGAAGCACTCAAAGCAAGATTACATACAAGATTTCAGCTAAAAGACTTAGGAAATTTGAGATATTTCCTAGGACTTGAGGTTGCTAGGTCTGAGAAAGGGATTTTTGTTTCACAAAGACCTTATGCACTTCAATTGTTGGAAGACCTAGGTTATCTAGGTTCCAAGCCAGTGAGTACACCAATGGAAGCAAATCTCAAACTTGGGCTTGATGAGAAAGAGAAGTTGGCCGATCCAACGTTATATAGAAGAATAGTGGGAAAGCTACAATATTTGACCATCACAAGGCCTGATATTTCCTACTCAGTAAACAAGCTAAGCCAGTTTTTGTGCACACCTAGAGTCACTCATCTACATGCAGCACAAAGAGTTCTTCAATATGTTAAAGGGACTCCTGGACAAGGAATTTTCTTTGCTACCAATTCTGAAGTGAAGTTACATGcttatactgattcagattggGCAGCTTGTCCAGATACAAGAAGGTCAACAACTGGCTTTTGCATTTTTGTTGGAACGTCCATCATCTCTTGGAAAAGCAAGAAACAACACACGGTCTCAAGGTCCTCTGCTGAGGCAGAATACAGAGCCCTGGCCAATACCACTTGTGAAGTGGTTTGGTTGCTTTCTATCCTCAAAGAGCTACAGATTGAACATGTAGGACCTGCCTTACTCTATTGTGATAACAAGTCAGCCCAACATATTGCAGCAAATCCAGTTTTTCACGAGAGAACAAAGCATATAGAGATTGACTGTCATCTAGTTCGAGAAAAGGTGCAACAAGGTGTGATAAAGACAGTTCATGTTTCCACAAGAGATCAAGTGGCAGATATTCTAACTAAACCACTTTTTCCTAACCAATTCAACAACTTTAAAGACAAGATGGGATTGAAGAACATATTTgctccatcttga